One Salvia splendens isolate huo1 chromosome 22, SspV2, whole genome shotgun sequence DNA segment encodes these proteins:
- the LOC121786830 gene encoding putative late blight resistance protein homolog R1A-3 gives MEDKKKLPELDSFMEQVKLVEMEDKKMLSSTSSTSVVVGIDEDLMQLKDRLIGQQQKKLEIVPIVGMGGIADIWSTKFWDEIRMCFLDNNNGSRIVITTRESDVANYADYSSLKHPVQLLSEFESWNLLHQLVFVEEECPPELQDIGRKIANGCSGLPLAIAVIGGLLSMIKRSEDGWEKIGNNVIAAIARNAIVFCL, from the exons ATGGAGGATAAGAAGAAGCTTCCAGAACTTGATTCTTTTATGgaacaagtgaagctcgtggaGATGGAAGATAAGAAGATGCTGTCTAGCACTTCATCAACCAGTGTTGTGGTGGGAATTGATGAAGATCTGATGCAGCTCAAGGATCGCCTGATCGGTCAACAGCAGAAAAAGCTGGAGATTGTCCCCATCGTTGGTATGGGTGGAATAG CTGACATATGGAGCACGAAATTCTGGGATGAGATAAGGATGTGCTTCCTAGATAACAACAATGGGAGTCGCATTGTGATCACCACTAGGGAATCTGATGTGGCGAACTATGCTGACTATTCGAGTTTGAAACATCCGGTGCAGTTGCTTAGCGAGTTTGAAAGTTGGAATCTGCTTCACCAACTTGTGTTTGTGGAAGAGGAGTGCCCTCCTGAATTGCAAGACATTGGTCGAAAAATTGCCAACGGTTGCAGTGGGCTTCCTCTAGCCATCGCTGTAATTGGAGGGCTACTATCTATGATCAAAAGGTCAGAAGATGGTTGGGAGAAAATTGGGAACAATGTAATAGCAGCAATTGCCAGAAATGCTATAGTATTTTGTCTTTAA